A DNA window from Leishmania panamensis strain MHOM/PA/94/PSC-1 chromosome 27 sequence contains the following coding sequences:
- a CDS encoding ABC transporter, putative (TriTrypDB/GeneDB-style sysID: LpmP.27.0950): protein MLDVREFQFTNPLHIEKESADLVPCGILEEWATPLSQAPMTLPLADKLSFSPTSKQTPKSLFPLNQPGARSEVTLFRHNREAAGEVKHSASVVVEDVFSPMSAGGSMILHSGEHIAQAAPLHKGGVRMAALGARENALPLTLESDENDVEMISPAQANGEYSVFHRKASTTKSSGSANKPLPRRGRAGCCQQLGHTILRVLILMKREWCSTLCEFLVPILFVIGTVALWAVFGTTRGDEVLYYSPTGPDTVSAIAANISSSLCYNASLTSSIAGLTPCLAGKTYDCPNGRGIPIGFCYDPPLKNSLSQLLLTVPVSTSPILSLDTLIACQWVTMDGSRGTSTPFSYGGLLYFAPNTPEVVSLVSYMKAQSTLFDNAYGGTFATAAEAASHVASLTQSDPPTWGIVEVDSYTADMFSVKIMVNSSALPATSDNILSMYLGGLDTTTDSPYIFSGYTTLQTLVYNHYITSVLGISTTNPLSYTPMPTKAYDASSFLSTGASLAPLILVLGFLYPVSQLTKRIVLEKELRIREAMLIMGLSEWTMYLAWLVVYGVWYTAVSIIITILLHFTYLPKSSAGYVFFIFLFFSWSTITLSGAIAAIFSKARLAAIVAPLIYFVMAIPLFAIQRAGSGAKTGIMILSPSALAVGFGLLFEHEVHGGAGVSALAYFRDEPKLILVFVFLAVDILVYLLLMLYFDCVIPKEWGTTKNPLFIIIDPVRWCFCRRRADDDYDVEDGRAADGVFEAMDPAAEAAAAVRICGLRKTFKRGSKTFVAVNNLYWSLNEGEISVLLGHNGAGKSTTMNLMTGMLEADGGDCYVYGHSVRHELGAVRQEIGLCPQHNILWPRLTVREHLDYFAAIKGLRGSEKEDAVRRLLVAVDLEDKEHYMSKALSGGQKRKLSVAIAFVGGSRLLFLDEPTAGMDVGARRHTWGLLKEMAQCHTILLTTHFMDEADLLGDTVAIMSKGRLQCAGSNMFLKSRLGVGFVLTMSVVSHVRRGPIEQMVRALVPAAEGVGSGAGEVAYRLPMASKPAFPDLLAAVEDGIPGLGINAYSLSATTLEEVFIKIAEGLDTECDADALVVEGTAEATEAVWDVEMETGRWTRWRLQLRAMMVKRLWNALRDRRTQFFQIVCPVACVLLAMLLTLVKLFRTSTITLSSDVYGAAVDIPLANCEGVLDVVTPFSPNAHMDIWTDTPSASAFSAKLNMTYNTHANERYGGISCAVASGGELYHSVFYNTTALHEVAIETSNVFAAYLHAATGRPDMSVTTAVSPLPKTSQQQAVESSVYAIMISVIIMIPFTFIPSTFVGWIVKERECKARHLQNVSGLSFYVYWLANFLFDLCSYIITMCLVIVVFLAFGRDEYVASNNIGATFVVLLLYGVSGILMAYALSFAFDSHSTAQNVVMLVNFIIGFLLVLAVSALTLSESTKKVANVLRWIFRIVPSYCVGEAINNLASLKVSRAFGINNSAWDMDVVGWVCVYMAIEIPILVFITLLIDHPGRRQRSQRLFHNPDAAAEAIEDEDEDVAAERHTVLTGDGREGDLVRVLNLRKEYPNGKVAVRNVTFGVKAGEVFGFLGTNGAGKTTTISILCQEFCPTSGRAYVCGNDIVTESSEALRCIGYCPQFDACLDLLTVEEHLYLYAGVRGISSRSCDRVVHGLMRLCGLTEYRSTKSHELSGGNRRKLSVAVSLIGGPRVVFFDEPSAGMDPVARRGLWNAIETVADNCSVVLTTHHLEEVEALAHRVAIMVDGTLRCIGDKTHLKQKYGTGFEVAVHVADESPEVMAGVEQFFEEEFPSSELTEVRVKRFTYQLPSTVRLSSVFTALEQQKERLQIRDYKVAQTSIEQVFMRISEEAELQQEEEHRERMQSKQKCSCDCLGFLRR from the coding sequence ATGCTGGATGTACGGGAATTTCAGTTCACAAACCCTCTGCACATTGAGAAGGAAAGCGCCGACCTGGTGCCCTGTGGTATCCTCGAGGAGTGGGCTACTCCGTTGAGTCAAGCCCCAATGACATTACCGTTGGCCGACaagctctctttctcccctaCCTCAAAACAGACGCCAAAGTCCCTCTTTCCACTTAACCAGCCAGGTGCACGATCCGAGGTGACCCTTTTCCGCCACAACCGCGAGGCCGCCGGCGAAGTAAAGCACTCGGCTTCTGTGGTAGTAGAGGACGTGTTTTCTCCGATGAGTGCCGGGGGTTCAATGATTTTGCACTCTGGCGAGCACATAGCACAAGCCGCTCCGCTGCACAAAGGGGGAGTGAGAATGGCTGCGCTCGGAGCCAGGGAAAACGCGTTGCCGCTCACTCTCGAAAGTGACGAGAACGACGTCGAGATGATTTCACCGGCTCAAGCGAATGGTGAATACAGTGTCTTTCACCGCAAGGCGAGCACTACCAAAAGCAGCGGTTCCGCCAACaaaccgctgccgcgccgtggTCGGGCTGGGTGCTGTCAGCAACTCGGGCACACCATTCTGCGCGTGTTGATCCTGATGAAACGGGAGTGGTGCTCGACGCTGTGCGAGTTTCTTGTCCCCATCCTCTTTGTTATCGGCACCGTTGCGCTGTGGGCCGTCTTCGGTACCACAAGGGGTGACGAAGTTCTCTACTACTCTCCCACAGGACCGGATACGGTGTCCGCTATAGCCGCAAACATTAGTAGCTCCCTGTGCTACAATGCGTCCTTGACGAGCAGCATCGCTGGCTTGACGCCGTGTCTGGCGGGAAAAACATATGACTGCCCTAACGGCCGCGGCATCCCTATTGGCTTCTGCTACGATCCACCTCTCAAGAATTCTCTATCACAGCTCCTCCTAACCGTGCCAGTTTCCACATCACCGATCTTGTCGCTGGACACGCTCATCGCGTGCCAGTGGGTGACCATGGATGGGTCGAGGGGAACCTCAACGCCGTTCTCCTACGGCGGTCTACTGTACTTTGCGCCGAACACGCCGGAGGTGGTGTCGTTGGTGTCGTACATGAAGGCCCAGTCGACGCTCTTTGATAACGCGTACGGCGGCACATTtgcgacggcagcggaggctGCGTCACACGTCGCGTCGTTGACACAGAGCGACCCGCCGACGTGGGGCATTGTGGAGGTCGACAGCTACACGGCCGATATGTTCAGTGTGAAGATCATGGTTAACTCATCAGCCCTGCCAGCGACGTCGGACAACATCCTCAGCATGTACCTTGGCGGACTCGACACGACAACCGACTCACCGTACATCTTCTCGGGCTACACGACACTGCAGACGCTCGTGTACAATCACTACATCACGAGCGTGCTCGGCATATCGACCACGAATCCGCTGAGCTATACCCCCATGCCCACGAAAGCGTACGACGCTAGCTCCTTCTTGTCGACCGGCGCCTCCCTGGCGCCGCTTATTTTGGTGCTTGGGTTCCTGTATCCTGTTTCGCAGCTGACAAAGCGTAttgtgctggagaaggagctgcgcattCGTGAGGCCATGCTCATCATGGGTCTCTCCGAGTGGACCATGTACCTTGCGTGGCTGGTGGTGTATGGTGTGTGGTACACTGCGGTGTCCATCATCATCACGATCCTCCTGCACTTCACATACCTGCCCAAGAGCAGTGCCGGCTACGTCTTCTTTATTttcttgttcttctcctGGTCCACTATCACACTGTCCGGCGCGATCGCAGCTATCTTCAGCAAAGCCCGGCTGGCGGCCATCGTCGCGCCTCTGATCTACTTCGTGATGGCGATTCCGCTCTTTGCGATACAgcgcgctggcagcggcgccaagACGGGCATCATGATCCTGAGCCCGAGCGCACTCGCTGTCGGCTTCGGGCTGCTCTTCGAGCATGAGGTGCATGGCGGCGCAGGGGTTAGTGCGCTCGCCTACTTTCGCGACGAGCCGAAGCTGATTCTTGTGTTCGTGTTTCTCGCTGTGGACATCCTTGTGtacctgctgctgatgctgtaCTTCGACTGTGTGATCCCAAAGGAGTGGGGGACGACGAAGAACCCGCTGTTCATCATCATCGACCCTGTGCGGTGGTGCTTctgccggcgccgcgcgGACGACGACTACGACGTTGAGGACGGGCGCGCGGCGGACGGCGTGTTCGAGGCGATGGACcctgcagcggaggcggcggcggcggtgcggatCTGCGGGCTGCGCAAGACGTTCAAGCGCGGCAGCAAAACGTTCGTTGCGGTGAACAACCTGTACTGGTCGCTGAACGAAGGCGAGATCTCCGTGCTGCTGGGGCACAACGGCGCAGGCAAGTCGACGACGATGAACCTGATGACTGGGATGCTGGAggctgacggcggcgactgCTACGTGTACGGGCACTCGGTGCGCCACGAGCTGGGCGCTGTGCGGCAGGAAATTGGGTTGTGCCCGCAGCACAACATCCTGTGGCCACGGCTGACAGTGCGGGAGCACCTGGACTACTTCGCTGCGATCAAGGGGCTGAGGGGGTCTGAGAAGGAGGATGCGGTCCGGCGGCTGCTTGTTGCGGTGGACCTGGAGGACAAGGAGCACTACATGTCGAAGGCGCTGTCCGGTGGGCAGAAGCGGAAGCTGTCGGTCGCCATTGCGTTTGTTGGCGGGAGCCGGCTCTTGTTCCTGGACGAGCCGACGGCTGGGATGGATGTTGGCGCGCGGCGACACACCTGGGggctgctgaaggagatggCGCAGTGCCACACGATCCTGCTGACGACGCACTTCATGGACGAGGCCGACCTGCTTGGCGACACAGTTGCGATCATGAGCAAGGGGCGGCTGCAGTGCGCGGGGTCGAACATGTTCCTGAAGTCGAGGCTTGGCGTCGGGTTCGTGCTGACAATGTCTGTTGTGTCGCACGTGCGGCGTGGGCCGATCGAGCAGATGGTGCGGGCGCTCGTGCCTGCTGCGGAAGGCGTTGGAAGCGGCGCGGGCGAGGTTGCGTACCGGTTGCCGATGGCATCGAAGCCTGCGTTTCCCGACCTGcttgcagcggtggaggacgGCATCCCCGGTCTTGGGATCAACGCGTACTCGCTCTCGGCGACGACCCTGGAGGAGGTGTTCATCAAGATCGCGGAGGGCCTGGATACGGAGTGCGACGCGGACGCGCTTGTGGTGGAGGGGACGGCGGAGGCAACTGAGGCTGTGTGGGACGTGGAGATGGAGACGGGGCGGtggacgcggtggcggctgcagctccgcgcgATGATGGTGAAGCGCCTGTGGAACGCGCTGCGCGACCGGCGCACGCAGTTCTTCCAGATCGTGTGCCCCGTCGCATGTGTGCTGCTCgcgatgctgctgacgctggtGAAGCTGTTCAGAACGTCGACGATCACGCTGAGCAGCGACGTGTacggggcggcggtggacaTCCCGCTTGCGAACTGCGAGGGTGTGCTGGACGTGGTGACACCCTTCTCGCCGAACGCGCACATGGATATCTGGACGGACACGCCGagcgcctctgccttctcgGCGAAGCTGAACATGACGTACAACACGCACGCGAACGAGCGCTACGGCGGCATCTCGTGCGCGGTGgcgagcggcggcgagctGTACCATAGTGTCTTCTACAACACAACAGCACTGCATGAGGTCGCCATCGAGACATCCAACGTCTTTGCTGCCTACCTTCACGCGGCAACTGGTCGACCTGACATGAGTGTTACGACCGccgtctcccctctccccaagacgtcgcagcagcaggcggtggAGTCGTCCGTGTACGCGATAATGATTTCTGTCATCATCATGATCCCGTTCACCTTCATTCCTTCGACTTTTGTGGGCTGGATCGTGAAGGAGCGCGAGTGCAAGGCGCGGCACTTGCAGAACGTCTCTGGCCTGAGCTTCTACGTCTATTGGCTCGCCAACTTCTTGTTCGACCTCTGCTCGTACATCATCACGATGTGCCTCGTCATTGTTGTCTTTTTGGCTTTCGGCCGTGACGAGTACGTGGCGTCGAACAACATCGGCGCAACGTTTGTGGTGCTTCTGCTCTACGGTGTGTCGGGCATCCTTATGGCATACGCGCTCAGCTTTGCCTTCGATAGTCATTCCACTGCGCAGAACGTCGTCATGCTTGTCAACTTCATCATTGGCTTCCTGCTGGTTCTggcggtgtcggcgctgaCGCTGAGCGAATCAACGAAGAAAGTGGCCAATGTGCTCCGCTGGATCTTCCGCATCGTACCTAGCTACTGCGTCGGCGAGGCAATCAATAACCTGGCGTCGCTCAAAGTGTCCCGTGCGTTTGGCATCAACAACAGCGCGTGGGACATGGACGTTGTGgggtgggtatgtgtgtacATGGCGATCGAGATCCCCATTCTCGTGTTCATCACGCTGCTGATCGACCACCccgggcggcggcagcgcagccagcgACTGTTCCACAACCCagacgctgcggcggaggcgatcgaggacgaggacgaggacgttGCCGCGGAGCGCCACACGGTGCTGACGGGCGACGGGCGCGAGGGAGACCTCGTGCGCGTGCTGAACCTTCGGAAGGAGTACCCGAACGGGAAGGTTGCTGTGCGGAACGTTACGTTCGGCGTGAAGGCCGGTGAGGTGTTTGGGTTCCTCGGGACGAACGGCGCTggcaagacgacgacgatctCGATCCTGTGCCAGGAGTTCTGCCCGACAAGCGGGCGAGCCTACGTGTGCGGGAACGACATCGTGACGGAgagcagcgaggcgctgcgatGTATCGGGTACTGCCCGCAGTTCGATGCGTGCCTGGACCTgctgacggtggaggagcaccTGTACCTGTACGCTGGCGTGCGCGGGATCTCGTCGCGGTCGTGCGACCGAGTTGTGCATGGGCTGATGAGGCTGTGCGGGCTGACGGAGTACCGGAGCACGAAGTCGCACGAGCTGAGCGGCGGTAACCGGCGCAAGCTGTCGGTCGCCGTGTCACTCATTGGCGGGCCGCGCGTTGTGTTCTTCGACGAGCCGTCGGCTGGCATGGACCCCGTCGCGCGGCGTGGGCTGTGGAACGCGATCGAGACGGTGGCGGACAACTGCTCCGTTGTGCTGACGACGCACCacctggaggaggtggaggcgcttgCGCACCGCGTGGCGATCATGGTGGACGGGACGCTGCGGTGCATTGGCGACAAGACACATCTGAAGCAGAAGTACGGGACGGGGTtcgaggtggcggtgcacgTGGCGGACGAGTCGCCGGAGGTGATGGCTGGGGTGGAGCAGTTCTTCGAAGAGGAGTTCCCGTCGAGCGAGCTGACAGAGGTGCGCGTGAAGCGCTTCACGTACCAGCTTCCGAGCACTGTGCGCCTGTCGAGCGTGTTCActgcgctggagcagcagaaggagaggctGCAGATCCGCGACTACAAGGTGGCGCAGACGTCCATTGAGCAGGTGTTCATGCGCatcagcgaggaggcggagcttcagcaggaggaggagcaccggGAGCGCATGCAGAGCAAGCAAAAATGCAGCTGTGACTGTCTGGGCTTTCTGCGGAGGTGA
- a CDS encoding hypothetical protein (TriTrypDB/GeneDB-style sysID: LpmP.27.0970) has protein sequence MKCDRKEDKEAEVGGSRPGSSDHLRISTTTLPKRRRLVKGSEVGLPLHASVIEETCEVEEVHTVLVRFPCFDFFRHVRVCERTRDPRPAKSSDAVKGSATPARELPDVVICDGGAPPITSSHGVAEATFAPEAALFIPGTLETDTPQLLLNAGTPCEMRFEGQWTEVIGEGASITNRAIVHVSSKTTGTAVPPAALPLSSSAVVSDAAKSPEPACLNVESLPASSSQATTTPAQPIASLLTHTLAGVTADEERRQRAEQRKGWTYDRIDVPSAVLVMHRVR, from the coding sequence ATGAAGTGTGATCGAAAAGAGgacaaggaggcggaggtagGAGGAAGTCGCCCCGGTTCCAGTGACCACCTCAGGATTTCGACCACTACTTTACCCAAGCGGCGCCGGCTGGTCAAGGGCTCTGAGGTCGGACTGCCGCTTCACGCGTCTGTCATCGAGGAAACGTGCGAAGTGGAAGAGGTACACACAGTACTTGTGCGCTTTCCTTGCTTTGACTTCTTCCGCCATGTACGCGTCTGCGAGCGCACTCGAGACCCGCGACCCGCTAAATCCAGCGATGCTGTCAAGGGCTCGGCGACTCCTGCACGCGAGTTACCAGACGTCGTTATCTgtgatggtggtgcgccTCCGATCACCTCGTCGCACGGCGTTGCCGAGGCCACCTTCGCCCCCGAAGCCGCACTCTTTATACCAGGGACGCTCGAGACGGACACGCCGCAGCTCTTGCTGAATGCCGGAACCCCATGTGAGATGCGATTCGAGGGGCAATGGACTGAGGTGATTGGCGAAGGCGCCTCCATCACAAATCGTGCCATTGTGCATGTCAGCAGCAAGACGACAGGAACTGCTGTGCCACCTGCGGCGCTCCCCCTGAGCTCTTCCGCAGTAGTGAGCGACGCAGCGAAGTCTCCTGAGCCTGCCTGCCTCAATGTCGAGTCGTTGCCTGCATCTTCATCTCAGGCAACGACGACGCCTGCTCAGCCGATTGCGAGTTTACTGACGCACACGCTTGCCGGTGTCACCGCCGACGAGGAGCGTCGTCAGCGAGCGGAGCAGCGGAAAGGTTGGACCTACGATCGCATCGACGTGCCCTCAGCCGTCCTCGTCATGCATCGCGTGCGCTAG
- a CDS encoding hypothetical protein (TriTrypDB/GeneDB-style sysID: LpmP.27.0980), whose amino-acid sequence MLAAAQLRTPPYLVDVAANLTDGVFRGMDWKGNRLRDDDFDNVLARAQERNVQQIIITGTSLAQSVKAIALCRRYPDRRLLCTVGVHPAHCGEFLRPLDLNEIRGVAESDTSMVVAHHNKSAAASTAKQEEVWAQERLDYLVNLVNKNRDVVVAVGEMGIDYAELTCCPREVQEKYFARQLTAFAPLQLPFLFHSRGCGMSFVHQLKDIWTRIAADAAATGAVPDIEGAPSPSVNAQLRGVVHSFNGTLEEQEALLLMGLYLSVNCSAFREASLAAQVTSIPLDRLMFETDAPWCDMRWKDYGAQFVRTIFKTTKRNKPFVMGTCLERRNEPCHLVQVMEEYLGCRKACATGPEDPLSRMDEATLVAAVYENCKHLFHL is encoded by the coding sequence ATGCTGGCGGCAGCTCAGCTACGCACGCCGCCGTACCTCGTGGATGTGGCGGCGAACCTGACCGACGGTGTCTTTCGCGGGATGGACTGGAAGGGCAACCGTCTTCGCGATGACGACTTTGACAACGTTTTGGCCCGCGCGCAGGAGCGCAATGTTCAGCAGATCATAATCACTGGCACCAGCCTCGCCCAGAGCGTCAAGGCCATCGCGCTGTGTCGACGGTACCCCGATCGGCGGTTGCTGTGCACTGTCGGGGTGCACCCGGCGCACTGTGGCGAGTTTCTCCGTCCTCTGGACCTCAACGAGATTCGAGGCGTCGCTGAAAGCGACACATCGATGGTAGTGGCACACCACAACAAGTCAGCCGCCGCGTCAACGGCgaagcaggaggaggtgtgggcTCAGGAGCGCCTAGATTACTTGGTGAATCTGGTGAATAAGAACCGCGACGTGGTCGTGGCGGTAGGCGAGATGGGCATCGACTACGCGGAGCTCACCTGCTGCCCGCGCGAGGTGCAGGAGAAGTACTTTGCACGTCAACTCACCGCCTTTgccccgctgcagctgccgttcCTCTTCCACTCACGCGGGTGCGGCATGTCGTTTGTGCATCAACTGAAAGACATATGGACACGTATCGCCGCTGATGCAGCCGCGACTGGGGCAGTGCCGGATATTGAAGGCGCCCCCTCACCATCGGTCAATGCGCAGTTACGCGGCGTCGTACACAGCTTTAATGGCAcactggaggagcaggaggcactGCTGTTGATGGGGCTGTACTTGAGCGTGAACTGCAGCGCCTTCCGAGAGGCCTCCCTGGCCGCGCAGGTGACTTCGATTCCGCTGGATCGTCTGATGTTCGAGACGGACGCACCATGGTGCGACATGCGGTGGAAGGACTACGGCGCGCAGTTTGTGCGGACCATCTTCAAGACGACCAAGCGCAATAAGCCGTTCGTGATGGGGACGTGTCTGGAGCGGCGCAACGAACCTTGCCATCTCGTCCAGGTCATGGAGGAGTATCTCGGCTGCAGGAAGGCGTGCGCCACCGGACCTGAGGATCCGTTGTCGAGGATGGATGAGGCGACTCTAGTCGCTGCCGTGTATGAGAACTGCAAGCATCTCTTCCACCTGTGA
- a CDS encoding hypothetical protein (TriTrypDB/GeneDB-style sysID: LpmP.27.0990): MSRSITKGQQHTTDVVSGARNGLTSGGTGGGDGATSFSKSKAAAIFTKGQFYTAEELLPYISEEEKTTLKQEVLNSINTELLLNTDLEVTVPRLLRSCQNESRELRRAMNSIAFSQIVEAQRALQIVKNNYGKVQELRELFLKQGDLIQGLGADTLSYRHLRQLHCLRDNVSSVITWSEALKEVRYGNLYVLVEQQLFRSMYDRLRKLQLIRRTVITKAGARYRSFQAVFEPYFEKLDVILSMFVNEVYKFLREDAMLIAIQRALEDDPSDGALPSGMSFAGGGASNGNDEAPEPFESLRQCIAICSDEIESPVLNFGSDGVETESQINVDAVYSAMAKGIAQLWEEQIMQDVTDPFGQISLYLEQIKKVEPLLGAFELTLFPLSTKLPVFSLVVQAVHAEVMNVMHGFANSGAELEANDLIEASLLIQWYQEMMVTNSYAQYVDLSATDEMSASFMTAAVGGLSAHLTRLCRACAITVCSDPKGPTILPSGLPITTGPVDVFSVLQQSLGGLNTSIDVTVMRQIGKACADSISAYLDECKQRSDFDYWEDDNNSLPSPQPAEEWQQRRMLFLYAFCNDCSTIESNLDTVELKFASCWDYDNSGGSDDHGDGKSAGAGGDDGDTSSTPFQKVQNALLEDAFYYLDEIAAQVERIVDGQWVKVFRSDEWYTDATNPVQLIVNTEAEYIDEEFVIMLQEQRSRKLTRQMLIRNVVKYINTLVEFLADAIRNPKKNTVNSWLAFVDGVQRDMDISITMWSEHISDQQGRLLDLARRALDVMKQLLTVKRPVDFGYLLQDKLLDDFGDCPTFVIRFCFEARSQEIDYETRERLMAVWEERTTYQKRDKKDMPTVGWSQAPSFLGNVDRSLAELDKPSGFFGRSTKKKRAAEQQQKAMQEKSAKQAARQARRDADTAATKLIVPMANPKANSGAVEVVSLADILK, from the coding sequence ATGTCGAGGTCCATCACCaaggggcagcagcacaccactgACGTGGTCAGTGGTGCTCGAAATGGATTAActagcggcggcaccggcggtggcgatggtgcgacCAGTTTCTCGAAATCTAAAGCAGCGGCCATCTTCACCAAGGGGCAGTTCTACACAGCCGAGGAGCTGCTACCGTAcatcagcgaggaggagaagacgacCCTGAAGCAGGAGGTGCTCAATAGCATCAAcactgagctgctgctcaacaCAGATCTTGAGGTGACTGTGCCACGTCTGCTGAGGTCGTGCCAGAACGAGTCACGTGAGCTTCGGCGCGCTATGAACTCCATCGCCTTCTCCCAAATTGTGGAGGCCCAGCGCGCACTGCAGATTGTGAAGAACAACTACGGTaaggtgcaggagctgcgggAACTGTTTCTCAAACAGGGCGACCTAATTCAAGGCCTCGGTGCCGACACGCTCAGCTACAGGCACCTGCGCCAGTTGCACTGCCTGCGCGACAACGTCAGCTCCGTTATCACCTGGTcggaggcgctgaaggaaGTGCGCTACGGAAATCTGTACGTactggtggagcagcagttATTTAGATCCATGTACGACCGGCTGCGAAAACTGCAGCTCATCCGCCGCACAGTTATCACAAAGGCTGGTGCGCGCTACCGCAGCTTCCAGGCGGTGTTCGAGCCGTACTTTGAAAAGCTAGACGTCATCTTGTCCATGTTTGTGAATGAAGTCTACAAGTTCCTGCGTGAGGACGCGATGCTGATTGCAATTCAGAGGGCACTTGAGGATGACCCGTCCGATGGTGCCTTACCCAGTGGCATGAGCTtcgctggtggcggcgcgagTAATGGCAACGACGAGGCACCAGAGCCGTTTGAGTCCCTGCGCCAGTGCATCGCCATCTGCAGCGATGAAATTGAGAGCCCCGTCTTGAACTTTGGTAGCGACGGCGTAGAGACGGAGTCGCAGATAAACGTGGACGCCGTCTACTCAGCTATGGCGAAGGGCATTGCCCAGCTGTGGGAGGAGCAGATCATGCAGGATGTGACGGACCCTTTCGGCCAGATCTCTCTCTATCTGGAGCAAATCAAGAAGGTGGAGCCACTGCTCGGTGCCTTCGAGCTCACGCTGTTCCCACTCTCCACTAAACTCCCCGTTTTCAGCCTCGTCGTGCAAGCTGTGCATGCCGAGGTGATGAATGTGATGCATGGCTTTGCTAACTCAGGCGCCGAGCTCGAGGCCAACGACCTCATCGAGGCGTCGCTTTTAATTCAGTGGTATCAGGAGATGATGGTGACAAACAGCTACGCCCAGTACGTCGACCTCTCCGCGACTGATGAAATGTCGGCGTCCTTCATGACAGCGGCTGTTGGTGGCTTGTCGGCGCACTTGACGCGACTCTGCCGCGCGTGTGCCATAACAGTGTGCAGCGACCCGAAAGGCCCCACTATTCTTCCCTCTGGCCTCCCTATTACGACCGGACCGGTGGATGTGTTCAGTGTGTTGCAGCAGTCTCTGGGTGGACTGAACACCTCTATTGATGTGACTGTCATGCGACAAATTGGCAAGGCGTGCGCCGACTCTATCTCCGCCTACCTTGACGAGtgcaagcagcgcagcgactTTGACTACTGGGAGGACGACAACAACTCGCTTCCGAGCCCGCAGCCGGCTGaggagtggcagcagcgacgcatgCTTTTCCTCTACGCCTTCTGCAACGACTGCAGTACTATTGAAAGCAATCTCGACACGGTGGAGCTCAAGTTTGCGTCGTGCTGGGACTATGACAactccggcggcagcgatgaccATGGTGACGGCAAGTCTGCGGGGGctggcggtgatgatggtgacACCTCCTCTACACCCTTCCAGAAGGTGCAgaatgcgctgctggaggacgcGTTCTACTACCTGGATGAGATTGCCGCGCAGGTGGAGCGGATTGTGGATGGCCAGTGGGTGAAGGTGTTCCGATCGGATGAGTGGTACACGGATGCAACCAACCCGGTGCAGCTCATCGTCAACACCGAAGCGGAGTACATTGACGAGGAGTTCGTGATCATGCTACAGGAGCAGCGCTCTCGCAAGCTCACGCGGCAGATGCTTATTCGCAACGTTGTCAAGTACATCAACACCCTCGTCGAGTTCCTGGCCGACGCGATTCGAAAcccaaagaaaaacacagtGAACAGTTGGCTCGCCTTTGTGGACGGCGTGCAACGTGACATGGACATCTCTATCACCATGTGGAGTGAGCACATATCAGACCAGCAAGGCCGGCTACTCGACCTCGCACGCCGCGCGCTGGATGTCatgaagcagctgctcaccGTAAAAAGGCCGGTCGACTTTGGCTATCTCCTGCAGGACAAGCTGCTCGACGACTTCGGTGACTGCCCGACGTTTGTCATCCGCTTCTGCTTTGAGGCGCGCAGTCAGGAAATCGACTACGAAACCCGTGAGCGGCTCATGGCCGTTTGGGAAGAGCGGACCACCTACCAGAAGCGCGACAAGAAGGATATGCCTACTGTGGGCTGGAGTCAGGCGCCATCGTTCCTCGGTAACGTTGACCGCTCCCTCGCCGAGCTTGATAAGCCATCCGGTTTCTTCGGTCGCAGCaccaagaagaagcgcgctgcggagcagcaacagaaggCGATGCAGGAGAAGAGTGCGAAACAGGCGGCCCGCCAGGCTCGCCGTGACGCAGACACTGCTGCGACGAAGCTTATTGTGCCGATGGCAAATCCCAAAGCCAACTCCGGCGCTGTGGAGGTTGTCTCCCTGGCGGATATCTTGAAGTGA